The Diceros bicornis minor isolate mBicDic1 chromosome 31, mDicBic1.mat.cur, whole genome shotgun sequence genomic sequence CCAGAACCTGGTGGACAGTCAGGCAgaagcccctccctcccccaatgtGGGATACAGGGCGTGACCAGGACAGCCTGGTCAGGCTGGGTGGGGCATGgtctggcctctctgagcctctgtctctTCCACTGTCTGCCAGGTCCAGCCCCGTGGCTGGGACACAGGGTCATTTGCCTGATCTGCTCCCCCCCAGGCCCACCCTCAGCCTCAGGACAGGACATCTCTGGGACGGAGGCCTCCTGGAGGGGAGGCCTGAGCTCCTGTGCCTGGTGCTCGGACGGCGCTGGCCGGCAGAGACCTTAGTCCTCCTTGGGTTTGCGGGGCTGCTGCCGGGCCAGCCTGTAGTCGATGTAGGTCCCGAGGCAGGACCAGAGAATGAAGCGCGTTAGCAGGATGACAACCAGCAGGACCATGAGGGGGTCGGGGCCCGGTCCTCCCCAGAACCAGGAGGCCATGCCGGGGCGGTGGGGCGGCAGCCCCACAGAGCAGCAACCCCACGGAGCAGCAACAGCCCCGTGATGCAGTGTGGTCCGGAGCACGGCTGAGCCCTGGGTTCCAAGCCCAGCTCTGCCAAGTGCCGGCCGTGCAGCCAAGGGCCAGGACCGGGGGCTCAAGGCAGCCGGGGTTCTCCGAGGCCCATGCCCCGTCTAAGGGATGGCCCCTGTTCCCTCTGCAGCCTCCGAGCAGGCCGCGCTCCAGCCCAGGGCCCTCCCTGGCATGTGAGAGGACAGATCGGGACGGCTAGCGGCCTCCTTGGTCAAGAGGCCCGTGCACCATTCATCCAGAATGAACCACTCTCTGGGCCACAATGGGCGCATTGTCAGGAGGCCTGGGGGCGGGAGGCTGCCGGGCAGACCCCTCTCCGCCCGCGCCCCCCTGCTCGCCAGCGATGACGTAACCTCCAAACGGCCGGCGGCGGCAGCTGCTGGGCGAAGCTCGCCACCTTCTCCGGCTCTTTCAGCCGCCCACGCCCGCTCTTCCGGCCGCCGCCAGACAATCGGGCTCTTTCTCTCCCCAATCAGCTATCACTTCTGGAGGCCGGCGCTGTCCAGCGGCCTCGGGTCTTTGCAGCAGCAGCAGGcccggggtggggggcaggggaggctTGGCGGGAGGCTGGGGCCCGGCGGGAGGGACGGAGGGAGctgtggaaaagaaaagggagggagagaagaagaggagacagaACAGTCAGCTCGGAGCCCAGAGGCGACCCCAGACAGGGCTCGATTAGCACATGGGCCGCGCCAGCATCTCAAAGGCCCGCTCCCGCCGGCGACAGCGTGGGGGGCAGCGCAGGCTGTGACCAGCCGGCCCGAAAGGGGCTGGCGCTCGGAGGAAACCTGCTTAATCACCCAGGAAGGAGGCCAGGGGgccccagcacctcctccaggCTCACTGCCCCCACCAGCCAACCAAGAGGCCTTGGACGAGCCCTACGACCCTAGGCTGGACAGGACAGTCCTGCGAGGGTCCCCTCACACCCCTCACAGCGACGCTCTGCCCCAAGCCGGGTCCCACCTGGACTCGGGGAGCAACCTTGGGCAAGCTGCCCAACCTCTCGGGGACACAGACTCCTTATCGGAAAGTGAGGCAAGTGGAGGACGCTGCTTTGAGGGCCCTGGTGAGGCCAAAGGGAAAGAGTGTTTATACTGGGATCAGCACGGTGCCGGGGCGCAGAATTGCcggctgccttcctctcccccaaaGGGGTCGCCCTAAGAAATGTCTCCACACTACTTCTAGAATAATAGCACCTGCCCACCCTTCTCTGCCTGCCACACACACTCACgagcacacacatgtacacacacacacgtgcatgcatgcACATGCTTGTGTGCACACGCACCCAGCCACACACACGTCTATAGATTCTAGCCCCCTCCAAGTTCACCTCTGGCCTTTCACAGCCAAGTTTTCCGTGGGTGAAGGGACAGCCTGggcccccgcctccagccccatcCTGTGGTCCCAGAATACGAAGGGACCCAAGGGAGAGCTCAGAGGCCCCGCAGGAGGAGCAGAGGTCTCTGGACACTGGCTTTTGGGGATCCAACCACATTCTCCCCCCGGAAATTGTCCCATCCACCTACCTGAGCCAGAGGGAAAGCTTCGGGGCCTCCAGGGCTGTGGGCCCCCTGAAGCCAGTTTCTGAATTTCTTCTTTATCTACAAAATGAGAATGTGTTCCCGCCCAGCCTTTCTGGAAGGTTCTATCAAAGGAATCAATGCAAAGGCTTTGACGGGGAGCGCACCTTAAGATGGGCAGTGGAGTGGGAGGACAGCACTCACTGTGGTTTTCATAACGGTAATCCCAGAGGACATGTGCTGGGGGCTCACCCTGAGCCAGACCCACGCACAGCTCCCCATCTGCATCCCCCCCTCGGTCCCTCACCCTGGAAGCTCAGACATGACCCCGACTGACAAAGGCCGTGGAAAGTGCGCCGTGCTCTGCTTTGTGCTCTGGGTGGAAGACGCCTTTTTCTGCCTCCGTCCACAGAGACAGCCGCCAGCCCGTGGACCTGGCCAAGTGACCCCAGTGCATTTGCTGAATACGCAAAGACATGGCTACTTGATAAGGGCTTCCAGAAAGTTTCAGAAAGTCCTCAGTGGTGTTCACCAGTCGTCCTCCTGGAGAAACCCATCTGTCTAAGAGGTGAAGGTCCCCAGAGGAAAGCCCCCACGAACCTGGGGAGAGAAAAGAGGCTGACCCCTAGGCGGGCATTTCGCTTACCTGAGAGCTCAGCATCTCCAGGTGGGCGTCCTCAGGACCCAGAGGCACGGGGTGCGCACCGggcagagccccatcctcagcctcCCACCCCGCAGCTCCCGACCTGGCAGGTAGGGACGAGGTGGCCTTGGATAAATCTCTCTGTTTGCCAAGCACACAATCGGACACGCCAAGTCAACAACGCGGGTCACGTGGTGTCCACGCATGTAGACTCTTCGGGGTCACGGAGGCCTCCCCCTTCCCGCTCAGATGGCCCAGGCGCCGGGAGATGGCGAAGCCAAGGTCAGAGCGCCCTTCAGGAGAGGAGGTGAATGGCCCTCTCCACTGCTCAGTGTGGCGGCTGCTCCCAGGGCTGCTATCTCCCGAGAAAAGCTTACCTGACGCAGGTGCGGGGGCCTTAGATGGGTAAGGTGGCTCTCACCCCCAGGAAAAAATAATTAGGTGATAATAAAAATGCGGGAGGTAGGTGTTGCTCACTCAGAGAGGAAACGCCCGTCACCCCACTATTAGCagtgatggtgggggtgggggcacagtCGGGGCTCCACCCCCATCTCTGGGACCCTTTCACCATCTCTGTGCTCCCTACCTCTGGCTTCAATGTCTCTTTGTTCCC encodes the following:
- the SMIM38 gene encoding small integral membrane protein 38 translates to MASWFWGGPGPDPLMVLLVVILLTRFILWSCLGTYIDYRLARQQPRKPKED